The genome window CCGCGTGCGAAATGGTTCCATGCAGCTGCTCCACAGCCTCTTTTACCAAATAAAGACCATAGCCGTGATTTTGCAATTGCTTAGTGGAAAACCCGCGCTCGTACACCCGCTGCGCAAGCTCTTCCGGGATCCCGGGTCCGCGGTCCTCCACCTCCACGAGCAGTAGCTCGTCCATCTGTCCCAGATAAATGGAAATTTCTTTGGCAATGGCTCCAGGTGCGCTGACTGCATCCATCGCGTTATCAATCAGATTCCCCAGGATCACGATCAGAAGAGATCGGTCAATCGCAGCGGAAAGATCGCGAAAATGACTGTCCGGATCAATGGTGAGCGCAATTTTTCTCTCATTGGCCTGATTCACTTTTCCAAGCAGCAGTCCCCCAATCAGTGGGTCAGGGACCATGCGCATGATCATCTGCGCATTGCTGACATGGACGTTGACTTCAGCAGAGATGAAATCCACCGCTTCCTGATACGATTCCAGCTGGATCAAGGCGGATATCAAGTGCAGCTTGTTGGAATATTCATGGGTCTGAGAACGAAGCGCCTCCGCGTATTCTTTGACCCGCGAGAGCTCCTGCGTCACGCGAAACAGCTCCGATCGGTCGCGAAAGCTCGCCACGGCACCCGTGACCCGGCGATCTTTACCCATGATTGGGACACGGTTTACGACCAGAGCCTTCCCACCGACAAACGTCTCTTGGTCAAACTCCGCCTTTCCCGTTTCCATGACTTCCTTCAGCCGCAGAGAGCGCAGCCACTCTGTATGCTCGCCGTCCGACAGATTCTGCTTGCCGGTTAGTCCGAGCAAGCTCATCGCTGTCGGGTTGGCCATCGTGATCACACCATCTGTCCCCACCGCGACGATCCCTTCCCGAATGGATTCCAGCACGGCATGGTTTTCCTGGTACATGCGACCGATCTGGACCGGTTCCAGTCCGAAAATGGACTCCTTCACATTCCGAGCAATCAGCAGGGTCCCGATGATCCCTACCACGAGGATTCCAGCCCCGATCAACACGATGCGATCGCGGTACAGCTCGATCGTCTCCTGAATATCCTCCAGCAAAAACCCTACGGAAACTACGCCAATCACGTTTCCGGCGTCATCTCGGATCGGGGTCTTGCCGCGAAGGCCGGGGCCCAGTGAACCGACTGTCTCTGAAATGATCGATTGACCGGCGAATACCGCTTCATTATCGCCACCGACCATCGGTTTTCCGATCTGTTCCGGGTCGGGGTGAGAATAGCGAATCCCTTGGCGATTTCCCACTGTGATAAATGCAGCCCGCGTCTCCAATCGGATGGGTTCCACCAATGGATTGATCGTATGGGCTGGGTCTGGCTCCGAAAAAGCTTTTTTGATCTCCGGCATCCGTGCGATCGTCTTCGCCGTATTGAGCGCCCTCGTTCCAATTTCCTTGCGCAGGGCGCCGTCCAGCATCTGTTCAAACGATACCCCGAGCAGCACGATCACCCCGAGCAAGAGCGATCCCATCATCATCAGCAGCTTTGTGTGAAACCGCACGGCCTTCCCTCCTCTTCTCCATTGTAGCCAAGCAAGGGATGATATTTCCACTTTCCTCCCTGCAACAAAAAGAGGCCTCAATCGGCCTCTTTCTCCAGAACACAGGAAGGATAGGATTACAACGTGATGACTCCCGTCAAGATGGCAATGACGATCATGACGATCGACGTCCCGAACGCCCATTTCAAAATGAAGCGCTGTGATTCACCGTAATCCACACCGACCATCCCGATCAGCAAATATTGTGCTGCAAACAAAGGGCTGAGCACGTGCAGCGGCTGACCCAGAATCGACGCCCGACCGATTTCCACAGGATCCACGCCATAAGCAGATGCCGCATTGGCGAGGATGGGAACGACACCGAAGTAATACGCGTCATTGGACATGAAGTACGTGAATGGCATGCTGGTCAGCGCGACAAGCACAGGCATGTGCGAACCGAGTGCATCGGGAATCAAGGAAACGATGGTATTCGACATCGCATCGATCATTTTGGTTTCTGTCAATATCCCAGTGAAAATACCCGCTGCGAACACCATGGATACGGTCGCCAAGGCATTCCCGGCGTGCGCCGAAATCCGCTCCTTTTGCTCCTCCATCTTGGGATAATTGACCAGCAGAGCCACGGCAAAAGCGAGCATGAACAAGATCGGCAACGGCAGAATGCTCATCACCAGACAAACCATCAGGACAACGGTCAAGAGCAGGTTAAACCAGAGCAATCGCGGGCGCTTCAGCGGATCGGCCGCTGCCGCTATTTCCCCTGCGGCGTGGCCAACCTGAAAATCCTGCCCCAAATCGATGATCCCGAGACGTTTTCGCTCCCGTTTGCCCAAGATGTAAGCAACGAAAATCACCCAGGCAAGTCCACCGATCATCGCCGGTACGACCGGTGTGAACAGCTGCGAGGCATCCAGATTCAAAACACTCATCGCGCGGGCAGTCGGACCGCCCCACGGCGCCATGTTCATGACCCCCAGCGCGAGCGTCGGAACAACGGCCAAAATCATCGGCTTTATCCCCAGCCGCTGATAGAGCGGCAGCATGGCGGAAACCGTAATCATGTAGGTGGTGGTTCCGTCTCCGTCCAATGCCACCAGGCTGGACAGGATAGCGGTTCCGACGATGACCTTCAGCGGATCGCCTTTGACTATTTTTAATATTTTGCCAACCAATGGTTCAAACAATCCGGCATCCATCATGATTCCGAAGTACAGGATGGCAAAGAGCAGCATGATCCCCGTAGGTGCAATCTGCTTGATACCGGTCAGCATCATATCTCCGATGTTTGCCCCGAAGCCGCCAATAAGCGCAAAGATGACTGGTACGACGATTAAGGCCACCAGAGCGGACAGCCGTTTGGACATAATCAGGTACATAAACAGTGCGACCATTAAAAATCCGAGCCATGACAGCATGATCAGTTCCCCCTTGGAAGAATACGCTTTCAAAACGTATGCGTTTTCATACGAATGCGCTTTCATCAATGTGCTGTCATTATAACAATGTTCAGTCAACCGGAATAGAAAATGGCCATAAACGACATTAGCCGCTTTATCGCTATTAACGTCATAAAAATCACGGGCGCATTTTGGCCAGTTTCAGACTGTAATGCTGGATAGGAAAAAGGAGAAAATGCTCCAGAGAAAAAAACGAAAAGCCGGACCCATTGATCCAGCTTCTCAAAGACCGAGAACGAAATTTCTGATTCGATTCTCTTTTTCATTTACACATCTCGTTTCTTGAACAACCGCAACGCCATCCATAGAGCCGCTGCGCCGTACAGGATCGTATAGATCAGCATGGCATCGCTCGGTGCGGAGGCACTTCCAAAAAAGCCTTGCGAAGCGAACGAAAGGGGATCGTCTGCCGTATCGAACAGGGAGATCGTCGTTTTGCGGAACAGCGAATCCGTCGGAAACAACAGACTGGAAACGATCCCGATGTTGACCAGGGAGGTCTCGCCTACCACCGTCCCTAGCTGCTCAATGAATCCGCCGATAAAGCTGATCCCGTACAGAATGATGAGGATAATCCCGCCTGTGACGGTCGTCGTGATACTGCTGAGCAAGAGGGATACGCAGACGAGAATGATCGGCATCAGCACAAAAAAGCCGAGCGCTGAAAAGACCTGCCCCATGCTGACATGCACCGCCAGGGCACCACCACCCACAAACTGATTGATCGATAGCAAGCCGACAAACATCAGGATCGCATAGAGGACAAGCATACTCGCCAGCCCACCAAACTTGCCGAGCAGATACTTGCTGCGCGGCAGTGAACGAGCCAGCCACGTATCGATCTGATGACTCTCCACTTCGGAAGCGATACTGCCGACGCTGCTCAAGATCGCAAGCAGGGCGGTAATGAAGGAGCCAAGGTACAGTCCCATTCCCAACAGCTGGGTCGAGAAAAAGCCTTGCTCTATGACCCCGTTCCCTCCCGAGTCGAACATCTCGTTGATTTCCCTGGACGCATACCAGGTCGCGACGCCGAACAACAGCAAAAAGGCGAGGGACATCAGGAGCGTGATCGTAAAAATTCGCTTCGAGATCATTTCCCTATACGTGATTTTCATGATGGGCCACATTCGCTTCCCCCTCCTTTTTCTGTACCCAGTACAAAAATACTTCTTCCAATGATTGCTGCTTCCGGACCACTTCATGGACAGCGGCTCCCCGAGCCATCAAAGTCTGCAAGAGAGCCGGCACGCGTCCCTCCTGATCCAGCGTGACCAGCCAGCGTTCCTGATCCGCATCCCGGCGCATGAGTTCGGTTCCTACTGCGAATGCAGGGAGGTCTTCGGCAAACCTCTGCCCTTTTATTTCCACGCTTATTTCCACCTGCGGCAATACCGCGCTGAGCTTGCGCCATTCTCCATGGACCACCAGCTCTCCCCGATGGATGATGCCTACGTAATCGCAGACAGACTCCATTTCGCTCAATAGGTGGCTGTTGAGGAAGATCGTCTTGCCTTGATCCCGCAAATCGGCAATCAGCTCCCGCACTTCCTTTCGTCCGATCGGATCCAGAGCAGACGTAGGCTCATCCAAAAAGATCAGTTCAGGATCGGACAGCAAGGCACAGGCGAGGCCGATTCGCTGCTGCATCCCTTTGGAAAATCCCCGGATTCTCTCTTTTTCTCTGCCCGACATCCCGACGCGAGCGACGACATCCCGAATGACCGTCTTTCGTTCTGCACGGGGCAAGCCGCACAGCTCTGCGTGATGCTCGAGCAGCTGGGTTCCCGTCAGCCAATCCGGATAGCGAAACAGCTCCGGCAAGTAGCCGACCTTTTGCCGTGATTCCTCGCTCCCAATCGGGTGGCCAAGCATGACTGCCTTTCCACCGGTAGGGTGCAAGAGGCCCAGCATGGTCCGGACGAACGTGCTCTTTCCTGCTCCATTTTGTCCCAGGAATCCAAATACAGAGCCTCGCGGGACTTGTAGGGTAATGTTTTTGCAGCCTGCCTTGCCGTCGTATTGCTTGGTCAAGTCCCAGGTCTCGATTACGTAATCTGCCATCGGTCGGCTGGCCTCCTTTTCTCTCCCGAAACGGTATAAAGCAGAGCATCCCCAAAAAGGGAGCTCTGCTGATCCATTCTATCTGGTTTTTACAGCTTCTTGGCAATGGCGAGCAGCTCATCGCCATTGATCTTGTCATAGCTCTCCAGCATGTGGATGTGGCCATCCTGCTGCCAGATGATTTGGCTGCTGTGCTCGTTGGTGATCAGCACTGCATCGCCGCCGTTTACTTTCACATCTTTCATTTTGCTGTTCTTGTCAGTCATGTATGGCATCGGGAGTGTGTGCTGCCAATCCTTGATGCTGAGCATTTGCTTTTTCACATTGTCTGGAATGAACGGCAGAGCCAGCATGGTGTTGCGCAGCTGCTCAAGGTCCACTCCTTCTGGCGCTTTCAGCTCTGGTGCATCGACAACCAGGTAATTCAGGCTGTTTTCACCGGTTCGCAGCCAGATGTTTTTCGAGCTCGGTACTTGCAGCGAAAAGCGTTTGCCGCTCAGCTTTTCATCGAATTGCTGATCCACCTGCATCTGTGTCAGCAGCTTGTTCGCCTTCTCTACGTTGATCTCCAGCTGCAGGGTAAAGGCAGGACTGACGTCTACGCTCTCGAAGTCCAACTCTTTTGGCAGAGCAGGCAGCTTCACGCCAGCTTTTTCTGCTGCCTCGCGACTGTTGTAGCTGCGGTGTTCCTTGACTTTTTGCCCTGACTCGTCAATCCACAGCTTGCCGATCCCTTTCAGCTCCATCTCACCTGCACGGCCACTGGACATCCAGGCTTCGACTTCCCTCAGATCTTCCGGCGTTACCTTGACGAATTCGACTTTATCCATGCGGAAAATGGAAAGGAAATCGTTTGCGGCTGCTTGCACTTGAGGGAAGGAGAGCGATACGACCAGCACGGCCGCTGCCGAAGCTCCCACCACCCAATTTTTCGTCTTCTTATTCATGTCCTTCCAGCTCCTTTTTCTTACCTGATTTCGTGTCACAAGCGGCGTGGATCCACCTGTTCCTTCACTCTGTCCAATCTTGCGGGAGAAAGCTTGCCAGGCTGCCTCCGTATCGACTTTGATCTTGTCTGCCGGACGAAACAGCTCCTTCTCCAATGTGTTCGCCGTCCAGGCCTCCAGCGCAAACAGCTCCTCCAGCTTCAGGCGACACGGGGCACACTCCTTCACATGCTCACGGAACTTTTCGCTTTCCTCGGCACTGCACTCTCCATCCAGATACGCTTGAATCAAGCCGGCATCTGCACATCTCATCCTTCTTCCCCCCTCATCCGCGCATACAAGCTGCGAAATTTGGTCTTGGCCCGCGCGAGCAGCGTCCCGACCGAGCCTACTTCCGTCCCCGTGGCTTTTGCCAGCTCCCCATACGCAAATCCCGAGTATTTCATCAGAAGCAAGGTCCGCTCTCGTTCATCCAGCTTGGCGAGCACATCGCGCACGTCCTCGATCGCTTCCTTTTCCAGCCACATGTCTTCGGAAGAGGGAGCGACCAGCTCTTTATCGGCTGCTTCCTTCTCCTGCCTGTTTTGCCTGCGCTTTTCCGAACGCAGGTGATTGTAGGCGGCATAGACGGACGCTCGGGATAACCACGCCGGAATATTTTCGATCACGCTACGATCCGTATGGTAGAACGATAAAAACACATCCTGGGCGATATCCTCAGCGGTTTGCTGCTCTTTGACGATCCTCATGATCTGTCGCACGACGAAGGGATAATACGTCGTAAACAAGTCACGAAAGGAATCCGTTTCATCCTGGACAAGTATGGAATTCATCGCCAGTTTTGCTTGCACCTCCACTGTTCTCCCTCCATCCTGGTGGCGCCTCGTTTCGTCGCGACCGCGAGGAGCCACATGCCGGTCTCTTCGGGTCCTTTCGCTTCGTTCATCTGATAGAAACCGCCGATCCATGTTTTGTGACAGGGAAAACAAAAAAAATTTCATTTAGTCGATCCAGTAACGCTCCCCATTCTCCAAGAAACGGCTGCGGGAAATTGCTCGCGCAACAAACGGATCGTTCGCAGGTAAACCATCTTTTTTTCCTCCGAGCTCACTATTTTCTCCTCTGCGTCCGATACATCCTAATAGGGGGGAGTATCGTGGACAAGGTTTCCTTTCTGCAGGAAAAAAGCACATTCCATATGAAACATCCAGATCAGAGTGATCTTTCTTTTTACCGCTGGTTTACCGTGCAGCATCCCGATGAGGCCATCGGCTGGTATCATCTCGGGCGAGAACGAGCAGCGCACGGAGACCGCGAGCAGGCTCTTGCTGCCTTTCGGA of Brevibacillus choshinensis contains these proteins:
- a CDS encoding ATP-binding protein — protein: MRFHTKLLMMMGSLLLGVIVLLGVSFEQMLDGALRKEIGTRALNTAKTIARMPEIKKAFSEPDPAHTINPLVEPIRLETRAAFITVGNRQGIRYSHPDPEQIGKPMVGGDNEAVFAGQSIISETVGSLGPGLRGKTPIRDDAGNVIGVVSVGFLLEDIQETIELYRDRIVLIGAGILVVGIIGTLLIARNVKESIFGLEPVQIGRMYQENHAVLESIREGIVAVGTDGVITMANPTAMSLLGLTGKQNLSDGEHTEWLRSLRLKEVMETGKAEFDQETFVGGKALVVNRVPIMGKDRRVTGAVASFRDRSELFRVTQELSRVKEYAEALRSQTHEYSNKLHLISALIQLESYQEAVDFISAEVNVHVSNAQMIMRMVPDPLIGGLLLGKVNQANERKIALTIDPDSHFRDLSAAIDRSLLIVILGNLIDNAMDAVSAPGAIAKEISIYLGQMDELLLVEVEDRGPGIPEELAQRVYERGFSTKQLQNHGYGLYLVKEAVEQLHGTISHAGNPQGGTIFTVMLPQGEESVKEGEDRYNESRER
- a CDS encoding CitMHS family transporter translates to MLSWLGFLMVALFMYLIMSKRLSALVALIVVPVIFALIGGFGANIGDMMLTGIKQIAPTGIMLLFAILYFGIMMDAGLFEPLVGKILKIVKGDPLKVIVGTAILSSLVALDGDGTTTYMITVSAMLPLYQRLGIKPMILAVVPTLALGVMNMAPWGGPTARAMSVLNLDASQLFTPVVPAMIGGLAWVIFVAYILGKRERKRLGIIDLGQDFQVGHAAGEIAAAADPLKRPRLLWFNLLLTVVLMVCLVMSILPLPILFMLAFAVALLVNYPKMEEQKERISAHAGNALATVSMVFAAGIFTGILTETKMIDAMSNTIVSLIPDALGSHMPVLVALTSMPFTYFMSNDAYYFGVVPILANAASAYGVDPVEIGRASILGQPLHVLSPLFAAQYLLIGMVGVDYGESQRFILKWAFGTSIVMIVIAILTGVITL
- a CDS encoding ABC transporter permease, whose translation is MWPIMKITYREMISKRIFTITLLMSLAFLLLFGVATWYASREINEMFDSGGNGVIEQGFFSTQLLGMGLYLGSFITALLAILSSVGSIASEVESHQIDTWLARSLPRSKYLLGKFGGLASMLVLYAILMFVGLLSINQFVGGGALAVHVSMGQVFSALGFFVLMPIILVCVSLLLSSITTTVTGGIILIILYGISFIGGFIEQLGTVVGETSLVNIGIVSSLLFPTDSLFRKTTISLFDTADDPLSFASQGFFGSASAPSDAMLIYTILYGAAALWMALRLFKKRDV
- a CDS encoding ABC transporter ATP-binding protein translates to MADYVIETWDLTKQYDGKAGCKNITLQVPRGSVFGFLGQNGAGKSTFVRTMLGLLHPTGGKAVMLGHPIGSEESRQKVGYLPELFRYPDWLTGTQLLEHHAELCGLPRAERKTVIRDVVARVGMSGREKERIRGFSKGMQQRIGLACALLSDPELIFLDEPTSALDPIGRKEVRELIADLRDQGKTIFLNSHLLSEMESVCDYVGIIHRGELVVHGEWRKLSAVLPQVEISVEIKGQRFAEDLPAFAVGTELMRRDADQERWLVTLDQEGRVPALLQTLMARGAAVHEVVRKQQSLEEVFLYWVQKKEGEANVAHHENHV
- a CDS encoding zf-HC2 domain-containing protein, which translates into the protein MRCADAGLIQAYLDGECSAEESEKFREHVKECAPCRLKLEELFALEAWTANTLEKELFRPADKIKVDTEAAWQAFSRKIGQSEGTGGSTPLVTRNQVRKRSWKDMNKKTKNWVVGASAAAVLVVSLSFPQVQAAANDFLSIFRMDKVEFVKVTPEDLREVEAWMSSGRAGEMELKGIGKLWIDESGQKVKEHRSYNSREAAEKAGVKLPALPKELDFESVDVSPAFTLQLEINVEKANKLLTQMQVDQQFDEKLSGKRFSLQVPSSKNIWLRTGENSLNYLVVDAPELKAPEGVDLEQLRNTMLALPFIPDNVKKQMLSIKDWQHTLPMPYMTDKNSKMKDVKVNGGDAVLITNEHSSQIIWQQDGHIHMLESYDKINGDELLAIAKKL
- a CDS encoding RNA polymerase sigma factor SigX produces the protein MNSILVQDETDSFRDLFTTYYPFVVRQIMRIVKEQQTAEDIAQDVFLSFYHTDRSVIENIPAWLSRASVYAAYNHLRSEKRRQNRQEKEAADKELVAPSSEDMWLEKEAIEDVRDVLAKLDERERTLLLMKYSGFAYGELAKATGTEVGSVGTLLARAKTKFRSLYARMRGEEG